Sequence from the Rhodanobacteraceae bacterium genome:
TGCGCGATTCGGTACAGGCGAAGTTCGGTAGCCGATTGAAGGCCATCGACGACGGTCTGGAACGCGAAGGCGCCTTTTATCTGTTTGCCCTGCGCCTGGTGCCGGTGTTTCCCTTCTTCCTGGTCAATCTGACGCTGGGCCTGACCAAACTGCCGGCGCGCACCTTTTTCTGGGTGAGTCAGCTGGGCATGCTGCCGGCGACCGCGGTGTACGTCTATGCCGGCACCGAGATCGGCCAGCTGACGTCGCTCAAGGGCCTGATCAGTCCGGGCTTGCTCGGCGCCTTCATCCTGCTCGGGCTGCTGCCGCTGATCACCAAGAAGATCCTGGATCTGCTGCGCGCGCGTCGGGTCTATCGGGGTCACACCCGCCCCAAGCGCTACGACTACAACCTGATTGCGATCGGGGCTGGCTCGGCCGGGCTGGTCACCACCTACATCGGCGCTGCAGTGAAGGCCAAGGTGGCGCTGATCGAGCGCCACAAGATGGGCGGTGACTGTCTCAACACCGGCTGCGTACCGAGCAAGGCGTTGATACGGACGGCGCGCCTGCTGGCCGAGGCGCGGCGCTCGCAGGATTACGGCATCAATGCCCTGCACGCCGAATTCGATTTCGCCACGGCCATGGAACGCGTGCAACAGGTCATTGCGAAGGTTGAGCCGCACGATTCGGTCGAGCGCTACCGCGGCCTTGGCGTTGATTGCATCCAGGGCGATGCGCGGCTGCTCGACCCGTGGACGGTTGAGGTCGACGGCCGGCGGCTGACGGCGCGCAACATTGTCATCGCCACCGGCGCGCGGCCGACGGTGCCGAAGCTGCCGGGCCTCGACACCGTGGACTATCTGACCTCGGACACGGTCTGGAATATCCGCGTGCAACCCAGGCGTCTGCTGGTTCTGGGTGGTGGCCCGATCGGCTGCGAACTCGGTCAATGCTTCTCCCGACTCGGCAGCGCAGTCACCATCGTCCAGCGCAATCCGCGCCTCTTGCCCAAGGAAGACCCCGATGCCAGCGCTGCCGTGCGTGCGGCCTTCGAGGCCGAGGGCATCACCCTGGCGCTGGGCGCAGAAGCGCTGCGGGTAGAGAAGGATGGCGAGGGCGGCCGGCTGATCGTCCACGAGAACGGGGTCGAGCGCGCCATCGAATTCGACCGCTTGCTGCTGGCGCTGGGACGCACCGCCAATGTCGCGGGTTTCGGTCTGGAAGCGCTGGGCGTCGTGGTGTCGCCACGTGGCACTGTCGAAGCCGATCCACTGATGCGCACCAGCATGCCAAACATCTATGTCTGCGGCGATGTCACCGGGCCCTATCAATTCACCCACGTGGCCGCGCATCAGGCCTGGTATGCCGCGGTCAACGCGCTGTTCGGCCCGTTCTGGACCTTCAAGGCCGACTACCGGGTGATCCCCTGGGCTACCTTCACGGATCCGGAAGTAGCGCACGTGGGCCTGTCGGAGACCACCGCGAAAGCCCAGGGCGTGGCCTATGAAGTCACCCACTACGGCCTCGATGATCTGGATCGGGCCATCGCCGACAGTCACGACCATGGCTACGTCAAGGTACTGACCGTGCCCGGCAAGGACACCATCCTCGGCGCCACCATCGTCGGCGCCCATGCCGGCGATCTACTGGCCGAATACGTGCTCGCCATGCGCCATGGCCTGGGCCTGCGCAAGATCCTCGGCACCATCCACAGCTATCCGACCATGATGGAGGCGAACAAGTACGCCGCCGGCAACTGGGCCCGCGCACATGCCCCGCAAGCCGCACTGCGCTGGGTGGAGCGCTTCCACGCCTGGCGACGGGGGTAACTGAGACGAGGCCAGAGCAGCGGAGCAAGCTCAGCTCTACCAAAGCGTCGGTGTGCGAGGCTCTGGTAGTGCCGAGCTTGCTCGGCAGGGTGTGCGGCTTTGCATCGTGGCGGAAGGCGCCACGGCCAAAGCCCGGCAGAAGCAGCGGAGCAAGCTCCGCTCTACCAAAGCGTCGGTGTGCGAGGCTCTGGTAGTGCCGAGCTTGCTCGGCAGGATGTGCGAATCCTACTTCACCGTCGCCAGCATCCGATCCAGATAGCGAATCGCTGCTTCATCGCCACTCTGACCCATCCAGAACAAGGCCTGCTTGCGTACATCGAGCGCTACGGCCCGGTTCTCCAACAGACCGATCAATGCCTGGACCGCCCGCGGCTGCGGCAACTGCGAGAGCGCAAACACGGCCTGATGACGCACCTGCGAGGAGGTCTCGGTGTTCAATGCCGCGGTGATCGCCGACTCGCTGCGCGGATCGCCGATCTGCGCCAGCCAGAACCAGGCCTGGGAGCGTACCTGGGTGCTGCTGTCCTGTTGGGCCTGGGCAATCAACAGATCGCCCCGTCGCGGCGATCGGCTCTGGGAGAGGGCAAAGGCCGCATGTTCGCGTATGCCCGCATCCGGATCACGGCTCAGGAAGGGCTCGATCAGACGTGCGCCGGGCTCGCCGCGGACCTGGCCCAGCCAGAACAACGCGTCCTTGCGCGACTCCCGCGCCGGATCGGCACCGGCGATCCGGTTCAATCGGGCATCGACCTCATCGCCCGCATGCACGGCCAGCGCCGCCATCACCTCGCCACTGAGCGGGCGCCGTGGTGCGATCTGCGCGTCCAGCCAGGCAGCACTGGTGGCCGCGTCGATCTCGCCCAGATCGGCGATCGGCGACTTCGCCCGGACCGGACAGCTGCTGCCGTAGGCGCGGATCCGATCCAGTTCCCCAGCCTTGAAATGGGCGTAGATCTGCATCTGCGCCACACCGCGGTCCTGGTGGCTGGCGCTGAAGCCCTGATGTCTGGAATCCAGATCGCAGGATTGCAGCGGCCGCGGTTGATCGGCGCTCTGCGGACAACACCAGTCAGGCGCGTCGGCGACTGCCGCCACCCGCCAGCTGGCCCAACCGTTCTGCGGCGGCTGCAAGGTGCTGGCCAGCACACCACTGACATTGAGCAGGCCGAGCAGCACCCAGAACCAACGCAAGCCACCAAGGAGTCGATCGAGCAGGGCATGAAAGGCAGATACTTCGCTCATGGCGTCTTCCCCTGCAGTGCGGCGTCGATGGCTTCCATCGCGGCGTCACCGCCGAGCATGGTCAGCTGACGCAGGATCCGGGTCTTTTCTTCGGCATTGCTGCTGGCGCGGTAGATCTCCAGCAGGGCGGCCTCGTCGCCGCGCATCATCAGCCCGTCCAGTGCCGCCTGACGCACCTTCGGCGACCCGTCGCCTTGATAGATCTGGCGTAGCGTGGCGCCCGCCTCCGGGCTGCTGACGATGCCCATGCTGCGCACGGCTTCGATCCGGGTCTGCTCGTCGGTGGCGGTGCGCGCCAGCTTGTCCAGCGATTCCAGATCGCCGGCGATGGCATAGGCCTGCACCAGCGCGCCGCCGTGCTTGCCGAGATCGCCGAGGCTGCGCAATTCGGCCAGTGCGCCCATGGCCCCGAGTGCCTGGATCGCCGCCCGCGCCTCCTTTTCGTCACGGGCCTCGCGCGCCAGCTGCAGCACTTCCTGTTTGCGATCGGCAATCAGATAGGCATTGAGCACTTCCCGACGTACGTTGGCATCGCCCGTACGGTACAGATCCCGCAGTGCCGACAGTGCCTCGGTGTTGCCGCCGATGCCGATCATGCGGATCGCCTCCAGCCGCAATTCGCCGCCATCGCCACGAGCCTGCTGCAGCAACAGTTGCTGGGCTTCCTCGGTCTCGATCTGGCTGAGCACGAACAGCGCGCGCATCTTCACCAGCTCAGTCTGCGAGCCACCCAGCACGCGCTTGACCAGCGGCAGCGAGCGTTCCGGTGGCGCCGCCATCAGGCCTTCGAGCGCGGCGATCGCGAGCTGCTCCTGCTCGGTGGGCGCAGCGTGGCGACGGGCCCGGGCACGGGCACGATCGGCTTCCATGGCGGCGCGAGCCTCCATCGCCTGAGCCTGATCGCGGGCGCGCTCGGCGCCCTCACTGGCCAGTGCCGCGGCTTCGGCGCGGGCGGCCGCCTGAGCGCGGGCGGCATCAGCTTGTGCCAACTCGGATTGCGCATGAACCGACCCGGCGGCCATCAACATCAAACACAGCATCGTACGTTTCATATTCTGCTCCATCACAGGGATTGCACGGTCTTTGACGGAGATCGCGACAATTTGGTTTGCATGACTGCGAATTCGAAATCCAGCTGGGCACGGGCCGAGCGTGCGTCCTCGCTGCCGCCGGCTTCGCTGGCCAGCCCCAGCAGCACCGGCTCGAGAGACCGCAGCACCCGCGCCAGGCGCTCGTCGCCCTGGGCCTGCGCTGCCTGCTGATACAGGCGGTTCTGCTCGATGATGTTGGCGATCAGCGCCTGACGCTGGGCCGGATCCTCGTCCGGCAGATCCGCCAGCAGCAGACGGGCGTCGCCGAAGTGGCTGCTGAGCCCGCGCGTGAGCGCATCGCCATCCTCGGCTGCCGTTGCCGCGGCCAGCTGCGGCGCAGCAGACGGCATGCGATCCGACTCGGCCAGGCGGGTGCCAACCGCCACGCCCAGCAGCATCAAGGCGGCGCCAGCCAGCGCCATCGGCCACCACGGGCGTGACGGCGGCTCAGCGGCGGCCTGGTCGGCCCGGGTCAGACTGGCGCGCCAGCGGGCCAGCGCCGCAGCGTCGGGCACTGCCGCTGTGGGCGCCGGCAACTGCGAGAGCTGATCGCGAAGTCGCTGATAGCGCGCAGCGAGATCGGCATCGGTGCGCAGGCGCGCGCGAATGTGGGCGCGCTCGGGCGCACTGAGGCCGTCGTCGTAGTGGTACAGCAGCAGCTGTTCGTCGTTGATCATGCTTCGCTCCGCCACGGCTCCAGGGTCACGCGCAGCTTGCGCAGCGCCCGAAACAGAGCCTGTTTGATACTGTCCTGACTGGTCTGAAGCTGCTCGGCAATCTCGATCAGCCGCCATTGCTCCAGGTGCTTGAGCACGAAGCACTGACGCTCCAGATCGGTCAACCCGCGCATGGCGCGCTCCAGTCCTTCGCTGAGTTCGCCGACCGCGTGTGCCTCGGCCGGACCGGACTCGTCGGGGTCGACGGCGTCTGCCGTCGCTTCCAGCACATCACCGCGACGCTTCCGGCTGAGATCGATGGCCGCGTTGATGGCGATGCGATGGATCCAGGTATCGAGATCAGCCTCGCCGCGAAACTCCGCGCGCTTGTCCCAGGCCTTCAGCAGTGCATCCTGCACCGCATCCTCGGCCAGACCGGCGTCGCCGGTGATGCGCAGGCAGGCGCCGTACCAGCGCGCCGATTTCTCGGCGAGCAGCGCGTGAAAATCGTCCACCAGCAAGCGGGGACGCGATCGTAGCCAGGCAAACATGCAGGCTTGGACGGGCCAGGGCGGAAAAGGTTAGCGTGGATTGGCGGGGCACGGGGCACGGGACTCGGGACTCGGGACTCGGGACTCGGGGAAGGCTACGGGCTGCCGGCTTTTCTAGGTCCAGACTTGTCTGGACGCTTCTTCAGCACGGCGCCGAGAGCGTCCAGACAAGTCTGGACCCACAAGAGCCGGCGTCTGTGGGAGCGGCTTCAGCCGCGATCAGCGGTATGGCATTGCAGAGCTGTCGCGGGCAGAGCCCGCTCCCACAGGGGCTGCGGTCGAACTATCACCACACCGCTAGCCGCCATCCGCCAGAGGCCGCATCATCGGGCGGAACCTTCTTGCTGACGATGCCGCCATGAGCTATCCACTTGATCCCGCGCAGTTCCAGCGCATCAGCCGCTTGCCGGCCAGTGCCCGCTTCGACGAGTTCGTCAACCGCATCTGCGAACACCAGCAGGTCTGGGGTCTGCGCAGCAGCAATGGTTGGGCGGTGGTCGATGCCGAGGGTGACGACTGCTTTCCGGTGTGGCCGCATCCGGATTTTGCTGCCGCCTGGGCGGTGAACGATCTGGCCGATTGCAAGCCGCAGGCAATAGATCTCGACGCCTGGCTCAGTCGCTGGACCCCGGGCATGGACAAGGACGGCACCCTGGTACTGGTGTTCCCCACCAACGACGATGATGACGAAGGCATGGTCATGAGCGCCTCGGAGCTGGAAGACGCGCTGCTCGGGGCGATGGGCGGGTGAGCGTGCGGCGATACTGTGGGAGCGGGCTCTGCCCGCGATCAGGACTTCCATCCGAGCCAGAAGCCGTCGCGGACGAAGTCCGCTCCCACAGTTCTCGCCTGCCGGCTTTGGCTCTGGCGTGCCCTCGCGCCCTCGTGCCCTCGCGCCCTCAGCTTTTGAAAGCCCCTCGCCACGCTCCCGGTCTACATCCACATGACGGCGATCGCGCTTCAATGCGCCGGGCCGAGCAGATCGGGACTGGACGGACATGAAACGACGTACCTTGTTGGCCTCGGCCTTGAGCCTGGGCGCTGGAGGAATGACCATGGCTTTGTGGAGCAAGAGCGCCCCGGCACGGGATGCCGAGGCTTTCGAATTTCAGTTGAGCGAAGCGGAGTGGCGCGAGCGCCTGTCGCCGCAGGCTTTTGCCGTGCTGCGCCAGGAAGCCACCGAGCGCGCCGGCAGCAGCGAGCTCAATCACGAGAAGCGCCCCGGTGTGTTTCACTGCGCCGGCTGTGATCTGCCGCTGTTCGATGCCAGCACCAAATATGAATCCGGCACCGGCTGGCCGAGCTTCTACGACCACCTGCCCGACGCCATCGGCACGCGCGAGGATCGCGGCTTCTTCATGACCCGCACCGAGGTCCATTGCCGCCGCTGCGGCGGGCATCTGGGCCACGTCTTCCCCGACGGCCCCAGGCCCACCGGGCTGCGCTATTGCATGAACGGGGTGTCGCTGAAGTTCGTGCCGGCGGCGTAAGCGCACGGGGCACGGGGCACGGGGCACGGGGCACGGGGCACGGGAAAGGCTACGGGCTTTGGGCTCTTGTAGGTCCGAACCCGGCGTCATTGCGAGCCATCTGTGTCGGCCCGACACTGCCCACGAGCCATGAACCACAAAACCGCCTGTAGGAGCGACCCTGCGTCGCGACCGGCCAGCCGCACGCCCGAGGCAGCGGTCGCGCCGCAAGGGTGCTCCAAATGAACAAATCAAATCAACAATTTGCGATATGGGTTCATGGAGTGCGTAGCGAAGCAATCCAGGTGCATGGTCGCAATTTCCTGGATTGCTATGTCACTGCGTTCCTCGCAATGACGCCATTCAGGTAGGCCCCTGGCACCAGATCCCCAAAGCCCTTTGTGCGCCTTCGGCTTACCCGGGCTGGGGCTGGGTGACGAAAGCCTCTCGCATTTCCCCTGCCCCTTTCTCAAGCTTCGCGCAGGGCCGTCGTCACCGGCATGCGCGCCGTCCGCAGTGCCGGCAGCAGGCCTCCGATGAAACCGATCGCGAGGGCTAGCAGCATGCCGGTCTGAAGCAGGGCCGGAGTCACCTTGAAATTGAACACCACCTGGGTGAAGCCGGCGCCCAGCGTGGTGACGGCATAGTTGTTGAAGATCAGGTAGGCGCCCAGCCCGCCGATCAGACCACCGATGAGGGCCAGAATCATGCTCTCGATCAGTACCGAAACCACGACCGGCGTGGGACCGAAACCGATGGCCCGCAGTGTGGCAATTTCGGTGGTGCGCGTTGAGACCGAGGCGTACATGGTGTTGAGCGCGGCGAAGATCGCCCCGAAGGCCATCACCACCGAGACGATGGTGGTCAGCACCTTGATCATGGCGGTCGAACCGCTGGTCTGGCGTGCGTAGTAGCCCAGCTGGGACTCCGCATCTACATTCAGGCGCGGGTCGTCTTTCAGCGCCTGCTGGAAGGTGCTCAGGGCGGCGGCATTCTCCAGCCCCACCAGGACCATGGAGTAACCTTGTCGGCCAAAGGCGCTCTGCGCGGTATTGGCGTCGATCCAGAGTTCGCTGTCATGGGCGTTGCCGGACTCGAACACGCCGACGATGGTCCAATCAGCACCGCGGATGCGGACCGTCTCACCCAGATCAGCACCCTCGAACTGCCCACTCACGCCCTTTCCGACCATCATTTCATTGAGTCCGGGCTGGAATTTGCGCCCGGCCACGATCTTGAGATCCGAGCGCAGTTCGAAAGCAGCCGGTTCAACGCCGCGCAAGGTCACGTTGCCGGAACTTCCCGAGCGCTTCAACGGCAGCTCTGCGATCAGCACCAGCTCGCGTGACGCCAGGGG
This genomic interval carries:
- the msrB gene encoding peptide-methionine (R)-S-oxide reductase MsrB, producing MKRRTLLASALSLGAGGMTMALWSKSAPARDAEAFEFQLSEAEWRERLSPQAFAVLRQEATERAGSSELNHEKRPGVFHCAGCDLPLFDASTKYESGTGWPSFYDHLPDAIGTREDRGFFMTRTEVHCRRCGGHLGHVFPDGPRPTGLRYCMNGVSLKFVPAA
- a CDS encoding sigma-70 family RNA polymerase sigma factor, yielding MFAWLRSRPRLLVDDFHALLAEKSARWYGACLRITGDAGLAEDAVQDALLKAWDKRAEFRGEADLDTWIHRIAINAAIDLSRKRRGDVLEATADAVDPDESGPAEAHAVGELSEGLERAMRGLTDLERQCFVLKHLEQWRLIEIAEQLQTSQDSIKQALFRALRKLRVTLEPWRSEA
- a CDS encoding DUF2750 domain-containing protein, which gives rise to MSYPLDPAQFQRISRLPASARFDEFVNRICEHQQVWGLRSSNGWAVVDAEGDDCFPVWPHPDFAAAWAVNDLADCKPQAIDLDAWLSRWTPGMDKDGTLVLVFPTNDDDDEGMVMSASELEDALLGAMGG
- a CDS encoding HEAT repeat domain-containing protein; protein product: MSEVSAFHALLDRLLGGLRWFWVLLGLLNVSGVLASTLQPPQNGWASWRVAAVADAPDWCCPQSADQPRPLQSCDLDSRHQGFSASHQDRGVAQMQIYAHFKAGELDRIRAYGSSCPVRAKSPIADLGEIDAATSAAWLDAQIAPRRPLSGEVMAALAVHAGDEVDARLNRIAGADPARESRKDALFWLGQVRGEPGARLIEPFLSRDPDAGIREHAAFALSQSRSPRRGDLLIAQAQQDSSTQVRSQAWFWLAQIGDPRSESAITAALNTETSSQVRHQAVFALSQLPQPRAVQALIGLLENRAVALDVRKQALFWMGQSGDEAAIRYLDRMLATVK
- a CDS encoding HEAT repeat domain-containing protein; translated protein: MKRTMLCLMLMAAGSVHAQSELAQADAARAQAAARAEAAALASEGAERARDQAQAMEARAAMEADRARARARRHAAPTEQEQLAIAALEGLMAAPPERSLPLVKRVLGGSQTELVKMRALFVLSQIETEEAQQLLLQQARGDGGELRLEAIRMIGIGGNTEALSALRDLYRTGDANVRREVLNAYLIADRKQEVLQLAREARDEKEARAAIQALGAMGALAELRSLGDLGKHGGALVQAYAIAGDLESLDKLARTATDEQTRIEAVRSMGIVSSPEAGATLRQIYQGDGSPKVRQAALDGLMMRGDEAALLEIYRASSNAEEKTRILRQLTMLGGDAAMEAIDAALQGKTP
- a CDS encoding ABC transporter permease produces the protein MIKQIWSITLMNLRNLPERLGASLVIVVGLAGVVGVLTALLAMSEGLGSTLSATGSDDRAIVLRGGSDAELNSGLDRDSATLITEKPGVRKGMDGKPLASRELVLIAELPLKRSGSSGNVTLRGVEPAAFELRSDLKIVAGRKFQPGLNEMMVGKGVSGQFEGADLGETVRIRGADWTIVGVFESGNAHDSELWIDANTAQSAFGRQGYSMVLVGLENAAALSTFQQALKDDPRLNVDAESQLGYYARQTSGSTAMIKVLTTIVSVVMAFGAIFAALNTMYASVSTRTTEIATLRAIGFGPTPVVVSVLIESMILALIGGLIGGLGAYLIFNNYAVTTLGAGFTQVVFNFKVTPALLQTGMLLALAIGFIGGLLPALRTARMPVTTALREA
- a CDS encoding FAD-dependent oxidoreductase: MSASQRRWLLLALVAIALVAFFALDLGRFFSLEALRAHREGLLTQIGAHPLLSAGIFFLVYVAVTALSLPAAALLTIAGGALFGFGLGTLLVSFASTLGATLAMLLARYLLRDSVQAKFGSRLKAIDDGLEREGAFYLFALRLVPVFPFFLVNLTLGLTKLPARTFFWVSQLGMLPATAVYVYAGTEIGQLTSLKGLISPGLLGAFILLGLLPLITKKILDLLRARRVYRGHTRPKRYDYNLIAIGAGSAGLVTTYIGAAVKAKVALIERHKMGGDCLNTGCVPSKALIRTARLLAEARRSQDYGINALHAEFDFATAMERVQQVIAKVEPHDSVERYRGLGVDCIQGDARLLDPWTVEVDGRRLTARNIVIATGARPTVPKLPGLDTVDYLTSDTVWNIRVQPRRLLVLGGGPIGCELGQCFSRLGSAVTIVQRNPRLLPKEDPDASAAVRAAFEAEGITLALGAEALRVEKDGEGGRLIVHENGVERAIEFDRLLLALGRTANVAGFGLEALGVVVSPRGTVEADPLMRTSMPNIYVCGDVTGPYQFTHVAAHQAWYAAVNALFGPFWTFKADYRVIPWATFTDPEVAHVGLSETTAKAQGVAYEVTHYGLDDLDRAIADSHDHGYVKVLTVPGKDTILGATIVGAHAGDLLAEYVLAMRHGLGLRKILGTIHSYPTMMEANKYAAGNWARAHAPQAALRWVERFHAWRRG